A window of the Podospora bellae-mahoneyi strain CBS 112042 chromosome 6, whole genome shotgun sequence genome harbors these coding sequences:
- a CDS encoding hypothetical protein (EggNog:ENOG503Q389; BUSCO:EOG09264L06; COG:S) — MSQTFGLVPAGQPVITTPTKILSDTSFIYSIPPSPNTKPFSHIVVFLLPGITLPPAHAAAIHLLTPPTDPNSGQEFDIAFLGALGHGKPSAIFKLSNDTSKGVAIGISVEPEAAVGLKMQELAEKQSKALVPTAAGTGSNDGGQTLQLAQRIINNAFNFLSSYSGRMHNGEEVVPIKAFEQWWRKFEGRVRADPAFLERDV; from the coding sequence ATGTCCCAAACCTTCGGTCTCGTCCCCGCCGGCCAACCCGTCATaaccaccccaacaaaaATTCTCTCTGACACCTCCTTCATCtactccatccccccctcccccaacacaaaacccttctcccacatcgtcgtcttcctcctgccGGGTataaccctcccccccgcccacGCAGCAGcaatccacctcctcactcCCCCCACGGACCCCAATTCCGGTCAAGAATTCGACATTGCCTTTCTCGGCGCCCTAGGCCACGGGAAACCCTCTGCAATCTTTAAACTCAGCAACGACACCTCCAAGGGGGTGGCAATAGGAATAAGCGTCGAGCCAGAGGCGGCCGTCGGGTTGAAGATGCAGGAGTTGGCCGAGAAGCAGTCCAAAGCTTTGgttccaacagcagcagggacGGGGAGTAATGATGGGGGACAAACGTTGCAGTTGGCTCAGAGGATAATAAACAATGCGTTTAACTTTTTGAGCAGTTACTCGGGCAGGATGCAcaacggggaggaggtggtgccgATCAAGGCTTTTGAgcagtggtggaggaagtttgaggggagggtgagggctgATCCGGCTTTTCTTGAGAGGGATGTTTAG
- the YND1 gene encoding Golgi apyrase (EggNog:ENOG503NV3I; COG:F), protein MGGKKWRWGVILDAGSSGTRLHIYRWKDPEKALKGASKHDLASLPKLMTEKIWTKKIRPGISTFGEKVDQVGPGHLQSLIDHALEIIPKDKIRDTPIFLMATAGVRLLPAVQQSALTREVCYYLRSNTQFSLPDCDMHIQVIKGETEGLYGWIASNYLLGGFDNPDKHQHGKGHHTYGFLDMGGASAQIAFAPNATEAEKHADDLKLLRLRTLDGSPVEYKVFTTTWLGFGVNQARESYVESLEDLYPSSSTELPDPCLPKGLRTTLDGVPVKTPKPKNTILIGTGHFDECLKKTYPLLGKDKPCSDNPCLINGQHVPAIDFDVNHFIGVSEYWHTTHGVFGGKDDKAYDFTTYQKRVKDYCSKDWTSISKGLNPKKEHAAKNAQEACFKASWLINVLHDGIGVPRIGMEDLPQVNVSKGTQGALEHAKEKGFLEPFQAVDKIDGIEVSWTLGKMVLYAAGQVPPKSGDDGYPVGFGSNVVSGKAVPDDFQFAGSSWRPLGGDNGKHHNGTVGGDDDDWDLDAEDILDRARTRGGQMGFWVFLGLVGLVMWWFRKRERRMRVYSRVRGLTRRRRSHTGKYVPGGNRSPLTKLTTKLFGGRSSSGGYERVMEEGELDRFELGDVASSSGSGEYSDEDSSSDHSRGSKAGSQFGRSSGLATPTATSGGGLGGGYGFETVTTMGGGMSALNRSGLVVRTDSRERLSLPLSGGVGGVTGRRSRAGSPTRMKSPLGGGISPLDDR, encoded by the coding sequence ATGGGCGGCAAGAAGTGGCGATGGGGTGTTATACTCGACGCCGGATCCTCCGGAACCAGGTTACATATCTACCGATGGAAAGACCCAGAGAAGGCGCTCAAGGGCGCATCAAAACATGATCTCGCCAGTTTGCCAAAATTGATGACAGAAAAGATATGGACGAAAAAGATCAGGCCGGGAATCTCGACATttggggagaaggttgaCCAGGTCGGCCCGGGTCACCTCCAGTCCCTGATTGACCATGCGCTCGAGATCATCCCCAAGGACAAGATCAGGGACACCCCGATATTCTTAATGGCGACGGCCGGTGTGCGCCTGCTTCCCGCGGTTCAACAATCAGCCTTAACGCGCGAGGTCTGCTACTACCTACGATCGAACACACAATTTTCGTTGCCAGACTGCGACATGCACATTCAAGTTATCAAGGGGGAAACAGAAGGATTGTATGGCTGGATAGCCTCAAACTACCTCCTTGGCGGCTTCGACAACCCCGATAAGCACCAGCATGGAAAAGGTCACCACACATATGGGTTCCTCGACATGGGCGGTGCCTCGGCGCAAATCGCCTTTGCCCCCAACGCCACCGAAGCAGAAAAGCACGCCGACGACCTCAAGCTCTTACGATTACGAACACTCGATGGCTCCCCTGTGGAATACAAAGTATTCACCACGACCTGGCTCGGCTTTGGCGTAAACCAAGCCCGTGAATCCTACGTCGAATCTCTCGAAGATTTGTatccatcttcctccaccgAACTCCCTGACCCTTGCTTGCCAAAAGGCCTGAGAACCACCCTCGACGGTGTCCCGGTAAAAACCCCCAAGCCGaaaaacaccatcctcatcggcACCGGCCACTTTGACGAGTGCCTTAAGAAAACCtaccccctcctcggcaaAGACAAACCCTGCAGCGACAACCCCTGCCTCATCAACGGGCAGCACGTCCCCGCCATTGACTTTGATGTCAACCACTTCATCGGCGTCTCTGAATACTGGCACACCACCCACGGCGTGTTTGGCGGCAAAGACGACAAGGCCTACGACTTTACCACCTACCAAAAGAGGGTAAAAGACTACTGCAGCAAGGACTGGACGTCCATCTCGAAAGGGTTGAATCCGAAAAAGGAGCATGCCGCCAAGAATGCGCAGGAGGCGTGCTTCAAGGCGAGCTGGTTGATCAATGTGCTGCATGACGGGATTGGGGTGCCGAGGATAGGGATGGAGGATTTACCCCAGGTTAATGTGTCCAAGGGCACGCAGGGGGCGTTGGAACATGCGAAAGAAAAGGGGTTTTTGGAGCCGTTCCAGGCGGTAGATAAGATTGATGGGATTGAGGTTAGTTGGACgttggggaagatggtgCTTTACGCTGCTGGGCAGGTGCCGCCGAAGagtggggatgatgggtaCCCTGTGGGATTTGGGAGTAATGTTGTGAGCGGGAAGGCGGTGCCGGATGATTTTCAGTTTGCGGGCTCGAGCTGGAGGCCATTGGGCGGTGATAATGGGAAGCATCATAATGGCACGGTGGGGGGGGATGACGATGACTGGGATTTGGACGCGGAGGATATTTTGGATcgggcgaggacgaggggagGGCAGATGGGgttttgggtgtttttggggttggtggggttggtgatgtggtggtttAGGAaacgggagaggaggatgagggtttACAGCCGGGTGAGGGGCTTgacgaggcggaggaggagtcaTACCGGAAAGTATGTACCTGGTGGGAATAGGAGTCCGTTGACGAAACTCACTACCAAGCTCTTTGGGGGGAGATCGTCAAGTGGGGGTTatgagagggtgatggaggaaggggagctCGATCGGTTTGAGCTGGGGGATGTTGCATCTAGCAGCGGCAGTGGGGAGTATTCTGATGAGGACTCGAGCAGTGACCACTCCCGCGGATCGAAAGCCGGATCTCAGTTTGGGAGGAGCTCGGGCCTGGCGACGCCTACTGCTACGAGCgggggtgggctgggtgGGGGGTATGGGTTTGAGACTGTGACGacgatgggaggggggatgtcGGCGCTGAATAGGAGCGGGTTAGTGGTGAGGACGGATAGTAGGGAGCGGTTGAGCCTGCCGTTGAgtgggggtgtgggaggggtgactgggaggaggagcagggcgGGGAGTCCGACTAGGATGAAGAGTcctttggggggagggatatcACCGCTGGATGACAGGTGA
- the MTR3 gene encoding 3'-5'-exoribonuclease (EggNog:ENOG503NUZX; COG:J), with product MADRRRINGPPGATMAPVFEDDAGQPEIKNGKGRDRAPNVIRKTFLKTGVTPSASGSAYLEFEGSSKSGISGLKLSCTVHGPRSLPRSSPFSPHIVLSAHVKYAPFATKQRRGYLRDPSERDLGTHLETALRGAIIADRWPKSGVDIIISIIEGDQDRETSKSQGDETWDMMNVLSGCITVASAALADAGIDCVDTVAGGVAALVQDAGEDSTPRIVVDPIPSDHEKVLGACCVAYLPTRDEVTNLWFKGDLPAADAGLYTQLVENGIQASRTANRVLVECLGEATS from the exons ATGGCTGACAGAAGACGTATCAACGGCCCTCCTGGGGCCACAATGGCGCCAGTATTTGAAGATGACGCCGGTCAACCAGAGATCAAAAACGGCAAGGGAAGAGATCGGGCACCAAATGTCATTCGCAAGACGT TTCTCAAGACAGGCGTAACTCCATCAGCTTCTGGTTCCGCCTATCTGGAGTTTGAAGGGTCCAGCAAGAGTGGTATCTCAGGGTTGAAGCTCAGCTGCACAGTCCATGGGCCACGGTCTCTCCCAAGATCAAGCCCATTCTCACCCCACATCGTTTTGTCAGCCCATGTCAAATATGCGCCGTTTGCTACAAAGCAGAGACGGGGCTATCTACGAGACCCTAGTGAGAGAGATCTCGGCACCCATCTTGAAACAGCTCTTCGTGGGGCCATCATTGCAGATCGCTGGCCGAAGAGCGGTGTCGATATTATCATCTCGATCATTGAAGGAGACCAGGACAGAGAGACATCAAAATCTCAAGGGGATGAGACTTGGGACATGATGAACGTGTTGAGTGGGTGCATCACAGTGGCTTCAGCTGCATTGGCAGACGCTGGTATCGATTGTGTGGACACTGTTGCCGGAGGTGTTGCTGCACTCGTTCAAGATGCCGGCGAGGACTCAACGCCTAGGATTGTCGTTGACCCCATTCCGTCGGATCACGAGAAGGTATTGGGGGCTTGCTGCGTAGCCTATCTGCCCACAAGAGACGAGGTCACCAACTTGTGGTTCAAGGGTGATCTGCCAGCCGCCGATGCTGGTCTGTACACGCAGTTGGTGGAGAACGGCATTCAAGCTTCAAGAACCGCCAACCGGGTACTTGTTGAGTGCCTGGGTGAAGCTACGAGCTAA